From the genome of Zalophus californianus isolate mZalCal1 chromosome 6, mZalCal1.pri.v2, whole genome shotgun sequence, one region includes:
- the XRCC3 gene encoding DNA repair protein XRCC3 isoform X4 has translation MKWNSHMTSQILHGDTLRGGEAGECRRHFIPTSPVHMISSCLRHPHQRAKLKSVKEVLHFSGPDLQRLTRLPSLDVQHLLRTASSHLQGTCVCTALHLHQQKQRFPAQHQRLSLGCPVLDGLLRGGLPLDGLTELAGPSSSGKTQLALQLCLTVQFPRQHGGLEAGAVYICTEDVFPSVRLQQLMAQQRRLRTDVPGDVVERIKFGNQIFIEHVADVDTLLECVRKKVPVLLSRGVARLVVIDSVAAPFRCEFDGAASVPRARRLQALGAALRRLSCTFQSPVLCINQETTDSPQYCKHKASTTETAHWPRELPGRLRGQEPGGSGGPGLPQPPP, from the exons ATGAAGTGGAATTCCCACATGACCTCGCAG ATCCTCCATGGAGACACACTTAGGGGAGGTGAAGCTGGAGAATGCAGAAGACACTTCATTCCCACGAGCCCAGTGCATATGATCTCCAGCTGTCTGCGTCATCCTCACCAAAGAG CCAAACTGAAATCAGTGAAGGaggttttgcatttttctggaCCAGACTTGCAGAGACTGACCCGCCTCCCCAGCCTTGACGTGCAGCACCTGCTGAGAACGGCCTCCTCGCACCTGCAGGGGACATGCGTCTGCACAG CGCTGCATCTGCACCAGCAGAAGCAGAGGTTCCCCGCACAGCACCAGCGCCTGAGCCTGGGCTGCCCCGTGCTCGATGGGCTTCTCCGCGGCGGCCTGCCCCTGGACGGCCTCACCGAGCTGGCCGGCCCCAGCTCCTCCGGCAAGACCCAGCTGGCGCTGCAGCTCTGCCTGACTGTGCAGTTCCCACGGCAACACGGAGGCCTGGAGGCCG GGGCCGTGTACATCTGCACGGAAGATGTCTTCCCCAGCGTGCGCCTGCAGCAGCTCATGGCTCAGCAGCGGCGCCTGCGGACAGATGTGCCGGGAGATGTGGTCGAAAGAATAAAATTTGGCAACCAGATCTTCATTGAGCACGTGGCCGACGTG GACACCCTGCTGGAGTGTGTGAGAAAGAAGGTGCCCGTGCTTCTGTCTCGGGGGGTGGCCCGTTTGGTGGTCATCGACTCCGTGGCCGCCCCATTCCGCTGTGAGTTTGATGGAGCGGCCTCGGTCCCCAGGGCCAGGCGTCTGCAGGCCCTGGGGGCCGCTCTGCGCCGGCTGAGCTGCACCTTCCAGAGCCCGGTGCTGTGCATCAACCAG GAAACAACAGACTCCCCCCAATACTGTAAACACAAAGCAAGCACCACAGAGACAGCCCACTGGCCCCGTGAACTGCCGGGTCGGCTGCGTGGGCAAGAGCCGGGAGGGTCAGGAGGCCCAGGCCTGCCACAGCCTCCACCGTGA
- the XRCC3 gene encoding DNA repair protein XRCC3 isoform X2 — translation MKWNSHMTSQILHGDTLRGGEAGECRRHFIPTSPVHMISSCLRHPHQRAKLKSVKEVLHFSGPDLQRLTRLPSLDVQHLLRTASSHLQGTCVCTALHLHQQKQRFPAQHQRLSLGCPVLDGLLRGGLPLDGLTELAGPSSSGKTQLALQLCLTVQFPRQHGGLEAGAVYICTEDVFPSVRLQQLMAQQRRLRTDVPGDVVERIKFGNQIFIEHVADVDTLLECVRKKVPVLLSRGVARLVVIDSVAAPFRCEFDGAASVPRARRLQALGAALRRLSCTFQSPVLCINQVTEATEEQGTAPGPQGVWDERVSPALGMTWSNQLLMRLMVSRRHPDRTLRVVFAPHLPPSSCSYTVNAEGVRGTPGTTSC, via the exons ATGAAGTGGAATTCCCACATGACCTCGCAG ATCCTCCATGGAGACACACTTAGGGGAGGTGAAGCTGGAGAATGCAGAAGACACTTCATTCCCACGAGCCCAGTGCATATGATCTCCAGCTGTCTGCGTCATCCTCACCAAAGAG CCAAACTGAAATCAGTGAAGGaggttttgcatttttctggaCCAGACTTGCAGAGACTGACCCGCCTCCCCAGCCTTGACGTGCAGCACCTGCTGAGAACGGCCTCCTCGCACCTGCAGGGGACATGCGTCTGCACAG CGCTGCATCTGCACCAGCAGAAGCAGAGGTTCCCCGCACAGCACCAGCGCCTGAGCCTGGGCTGCCCCGTGCTCGATGGGCTTCTCCGCGGCGGCCTGCCCCTGGACGGCCTCACCGAGCTGGCCGGCCCCAGCTCCTCCGGCAAGACCCAGCTGGCGCTGCAGCTCTGCCTGACTGTGCAGTTCCCACGGCAACACGGAGGCCTGGAGGCCG GGGCCGTGTACATCTGCACGGAAGATGTCTTCCCCAGCGTGCGCCTGCAGCAGCTCATGGCTCAGCAGCGGCGCCTGCGGACAGATGTGCCGGGAGATGTGGTCGAAAGAATAAAATTTGGCAACCAGATCTTCATTGAGCACGTGGCCGACGTG GACACCCTGCTGGAGTGTGTGAGAAAGAAGGTGCCCGTGCTTCTGTCTCGGGGGGTGGCCCGTTTGGTGGTCATCGACTCCGTGGCCGCCCCATTCCGCTGTGAGTTTGATGGAGCGGCCTCGGTCCCCAGGGCCAGGCGTCTGCAGGCCCTGGGGGCCGCTCTGCGCCGGCTGAGCTGCACCTTCCAGAGCCCGGTGCTGTGCATCAACCAG GTGACAGAGGCCACAGAGGAGCAGGGCACGGCACCTGGGCCACAGGG TGTCTGGGACGAGCGGGTTTCTCCAGCTCTCGGAATGACCTGGTCCAACCAGCTCTTAATGAGACTGATGGTCAGTCGGCGCCACCCTGACCGCACCCTGAGGGTGGTCTTCgcccctcacctgcccccctCGTCCTGTTCCTACACAGTCAACGCAGAGGGAGTGCGAGGGACTCCTGGGACCACGTCCTGCTGA
- the XRCC3 gene encoding DNA repair protein XRCC3 isoform X3: MDLDQLDLNPRIIAAVKKAKLKSVKEVLHFSGPDLQRLTRLPSLDVQHLLRTASSHLQGTCVCTALHLHQQKQRFPAQHQRLSLGCPVLDGLLRGGLPLDGLTELAGPSSSGKTQLALQLCLTVQFPRQHGGLEAGAVYICTEDVFPSVRLQQLMAQQRRLRTDVPGDVVERIKFGNQIFIEHVADVDTLLECVRKKVPVLLSRGVARLVVIDSVAAPFRCEFDGAASVPRARRLQALGAALRRLSCTFQSPVLCINQVTEATEEQGTAPGPQGVWDERVSPALGMTWSNQLLMRLMVSRRHPDRTLRVVFAPHLPPSSCSYTVNAEGVRGTPGTTSC, translated from the exons ATGGATTTGGATCAATTGGACCTGAATCCCAGAATTATTGCTGCAGTTAAGAAAG CCAAACTGAAATCAGTGAAGGaggttttgcatttttctggaCCAGACTTGCAGAGACTGACCCGCCTCCCCAGCCTTGACGTGCAGCACCTGCTGAGAACGGCCTCCTCGCACCTGCAGGGGACATGCGTCTGCACAG CGCTGCATCTGCACCAGCAGAAGCAGAGGTTCCCCGCACAGCACCAGCGCCTGAGCCTGGGCTGCCCCGTGCTCGATGGGCTTCTCCGCGGCGGCCTGCCCCTGGACGGCCTCACCGAGCTGGCCGGCCCCAGCTCCTCCGGCAAGACCCAGCTGGCGCTGCAGCTCTGCCTGACTGTGCAGTTCCCACGGCAACACGGAGGCCTGGAGGCCG GGGCCGTGTACATCTGCACGGAAGATGTCTTCCCCAGCGTGCGCCTGCAGCAGCTCATGGCTCAGCAGCGGCGCCTGCGGACAGATGTGCCGGGAGATGTGGTCGAAAGAATAAAATTTGGCAACCAGATCTTCATTGAGCACGTGGCCGACGTG GACACCCTGCTGGAGTGTGTGAGAAAGAAGGTGCCCGTGCTTCTGTCTCGGGGGGTGGCCCGTTTGGTGGTCATCGACTCCGTGGCCGCCCCATTCCGCTGTGAGTTTGATGGAGCGGCCTCGGTCCCCAGGGCCAGGCGTCTGCAGGCCCTGGGGGCCGCTCTGCGCCGGCTGAGCTGCACCTTCCAGAGCCCGGTGCTGTGCATCAACCAG GTGACAGAGGCCACAGAGGAGCAGGGCACGGCACCTGGGCCACAGGG TGTCTGGGACGAGCGGGTTTCTCCAGCTCTCGGAATGACCTGGTCCAACCAGCTCTTAATGAGACTGATGGTCAGTCGGCGCCACCCTGACCGCACCCTGAGGGTGGTCTTCgcccctcacctgcccccctCGTCCTGTTCCTACACAGTCAACGCAGAGGGAGTGCGAGGGACTCCTGGGACCACGTCCTGCTGA
- the XRCC3 gene encoding DNA repair protein XRCC3 isoform X1, translating to MDLDQLDLNPRIIAAVKKAKLKSVKEVLHFSGPDLQRLTRLPSLDVQHLLRTASSHLQGTCVCTALHLHQQKQRFPAQHQRLSLGCPVLDGLLRGGLPLDGLTELAGPSSSGKTQLALQLCLTVQFPRQHGGLEAGAVYICTEDVFPSVRLQQLMAQQRRLRTDVPGDVVERIKFGNQIFIEHVADVDTLLECVRKKVPVLLSRGVARLVVIDSVAAPFRCEFDGAASVPRARRLQALGAALRRLSCTFQSPVLCINQVTEATEEQGTAPGPQGQRRGSARDSWDHVLLTRQLRSSRPGQPRVLAETSAPCGHGGLTTPTPIAGSGCARGCWLHLLHGREAGHTDELPAEASPHAPCPPCSPCCLAQWVRDRPPHHSSRSARLCPK from the exons ATGGATTTGGATCAATTGGACCTGAATCCCAGAATTATTGCTGCAGTTAAGAAAG CCAAACTGAAATCAGTGAAGGaggttttgcatttttctggaCCAGACTTGCAGAGACTGACCCGCCTCCCCAGCCTTGACGTGCAGCACCTGCTGAGAACGGCCTCCTCGCACCTGCAGGGGACATGCGTCTGCACAG CGCTGCATCTGCACCAGCAGAAGCAGAGGTTCCCCGCACAGCACCAGCGCCTGAGCCTGGGCTGCCCCGTGCTCGATGGGCTTCTCCGCGGCGGCCTGCCCCTGGACGGCCTCACCGAGCTGGCCGGCCCCAGCTCCTCCGGCAAGACCCAGCTGGCGCTGCAGCTCTGCCTGACTGTGCAGTTCCCACGGCAACACGGAGGCCTGGAGGCCG GGGCCGTGTACATCTGCACGGAAGATGTCTTCCCCAGCGTGCGCCTGCAGCAGCTCATGGCTCAGCAGCGGCGCCTGCGGACAGATGTGCCGGGAGATGTGGTCGAAAGAATAAAATTTGGCAACCAGATCTTCATTGAGCACGTGGCCGACGTG GACACCCTGCTGGAGTGTGTGAGAAAGAAGGTGCCCGTGCTTCTGTCTCGGGGGGTGGCCCGTTTGGTGGTCATCGACTCCGTGGCCGCCCCATTCCGCTGTGAGTTTGATGGAGCGGCCTCGGTCCCCAGGGCCAGGCGTCTGCAGGCCCTGGGGGCCGCTCTGCGCCGGCTGAGCTGCACCTTCCAGAGCCCGGTGCTGTGCATCAACCAG GTGACAGAGGCCACAGAGGAGCAGGGCACGGCACCTGGGCCACAGGG TCAACGCAGAGGGAGTGCGAGGGACTCCTGGGACCACGTCCTGCTGACACGGCAGCTGCGGAGCAGCCGGCCAGGTCAGCCGCGGGTTCTGGCCGAGACTTCCGCGCCCTGCGGGCACGGGGGGCTGACGACTCCCACACCCATCGCTGGGTCAGGATGTGCTCGAGGGTGTTGGCTGCACCTCCTCCACggcagggaggcagggcacaCAGATGAGCTGCCCGCCGAGGCCTCCCCACATGCCCCATGCCCCCCGTGCTCCCCATGCTGCCTGGCACAGTGGGTCCGGGACCGACCCCCTCACCACAGCTCACGCTCTGCCAGGCTCTGCCCTAAGTAA